A single region of the Syntrophotaleaceae bacterium genome encodes:
- the coaD gene encoding pantetheine-phosphate adenylyltransferase, with product MEKSIAVYPGSFDPITNGHLDIILRGLDIFDRLIVAVAQNASKRGLFSIEERLDLIREAVRDYPQVEVDSFSGLLVNYMAGKGARVVLRGLRAVSDFENEFQLAQMNHSMNPNMETLFMMTSVSYAYLSSSIVKEVASMDGRIDPFVPPCVKAALARKFLNR from the coding sequence ATGGAAAAAAGTATTGCCGTCTATCCCGGATCCTTCGATCCCATCACCAATGGGCACCTCGACATTATTCTGCGGGGCCTGGATATCTTTGACCGATTGATCGTCGCTGTCGCCCAGAATGCCAGCAAGCGCGGACTGTTCAGTATCGAGGAACGGCTGGACCTGATCCGGGAAGCGGTCAGGGACTACCCGCAGGTCGAGGTCGATTCCTTCAGCGGGCTGCTGGTCAACTACATGGCCGGAAAGGGGGCGCGGGTTGTCCTGCGGGGATTGCGCGCCGTTTCCGATTTCGAAAATGAGTTTCAGCTGGCCCAGATGAACCACAGCATGAATCCGAATATGGAAACCCTGTTCATGATGACCTCGGTTTCTTATGCCTATCTCAGTTCCTCGATTGTCAAGGAGGTCGCCTCAATGGACGGCAGGATCGATCCTTTCGTCCCTCCCTGCGTCAAGGCGGCACTGGCCCGCAAGTTCTTGAACAGGTGA
- a CDS encoding aminotransferase class I/II-fold pyridoxal phosphate-dependent enzyme, which produces MNSLAQELNDDLKRYCPAILEMLSTLGKELYFPKGILSQSAEAKEKAHRFNATIGIATENSGPMYLSCMHEKLTGYDPKDIYPYAPPAGKPELRNLWQKKMLRENPSMEGKFFSRPIVTNALTHGLSIVADLFVDPGDHVLLPDKMWGNYNLTFAVRRGGVVRTHPTFTASGGYNVEAFEKALAETARQRGKAVVLLNFPNNPSGYTPTVSEGEALVDAILRQAESGCNIVAVTDDAYFGLFYEDTLKESLFGRLANRHPRLLAIKLDGATKEEFAWGFRTGFITYAGGLAEEPAPVLNALEKKTLGIIRGTISNCPHPSQTFVIEALRSPLFIQEKQEKFEILKRRALCTKQVLLEGDFADAWEFYPFNSGYFMCLKLKRVDAEVLRLHLLEKYGVGTISINRTDLRIAFSCIAEEDLPELFNIIHRAVQDLS; this is translated from the coding sequence GTGAATTCGCTGGCCCAAGAATTGAACGATGACCTGAAACGGTACTGTCCTGCCATTCTGGAAATGCTTTCCACCCTGGGCAAGGAGCTTTACTTTCCCAAGGGGATCCTGAGCCAATCTGCCGAAGCTAAGGAAAAGGCTCATCGCTTCAATGCGACGATCGGCATCGCGACAGAAAATTCAGGGCCGATGTATCTTTCCTGCATGCATGAAAAGCTGACCGGATACGATCCCAAAGACATCTATCCCTATGCTCCTCCCGCCGGCAAACCAGAGCTTCGCAACCTTTGGCAGAAGAAGATGCTGCGGGAAAACCCGTCCATGGAAGGCAAATTTTTCAGCCGGCCGATTGTGACCAACGCTCTGACTCACGGCCTGTCGATTGTTGCCGACCTTTTTGTCGATCCGGGGGATCACGTTCTTCTTCCAGACAAGATGTGGGGCAATTACAATCTGACTTTCGCTGTTCGGAGGGGAGGAGTGGTTCGGACCCATCCGACCTTTACCGCTTCCGGCGGATACAATGTTGAGGCTTTCGAAAAGGCTCTTGCCGAAACCGCAAGGCAGCGGGGGAAGGCCGTCGTACTGCTGAATTTCCCCAACAATCCAAGCGGATATACCCCTACCGTTAGTGAGGGGGAGGCCCTGGTGGATGCCATACTGCGGCAGGCCGAGAGCGGATGCAACATCGTTGCGGTGACGGACGACGCCTATTTCGGGCTTTTCTACGAGGATACCCTGAAGGAATCGCTTTTCGGCCGCCTCGCCAACAGGCATCCGCGTCTGCTGGCGATCAAACTGGACGGCGCCACCAAGGAAGAGTTCGCCTGGGGGTTCCGGACGGGGTTCATAACCTATGCCGGCGGCCTGGCAGAGGAACCGGCGCCGGTACTGAATGCTTTGGAGAAAAAGACCCTGGGTATCATCCGCGGCACCATTTCCAACTGTCCCCATCCGTCCCAGACGTTCGTCATCGAGGCGCTCCGCTCTCCCCTTTTCATTCAGGAAAAGCAGGAGAAGTTCGAAATCCTGAAGCGACGGGCTCTCTGTACGAAACAGGTGCTTCTTGAGGGAGATTTTGCTGATGCCTGGGAGTTTTATCCCTTTAATTCCGGCTATTTCATGTGCCTGAAACTGAAACGGGTTGATGCCGAAGTGTTACGCCTGCACCTTCTGGAAAAGTACGGGGTCGGGACAATTTCGATCAACCGGACCGATCTGCGCATTGCTTTTTCCTGTATCGCCGAAGAGGATCTGCCGGAACTGTTCAACATCATTCATCGTGCCGTTCAGGACCTGTCCTGA
- a CDS encoding DNA gyrase inhibitor YacG: MEKKRLVVVMGNGRRGRNQSPEVELRCPQCRKKTAWGNNPYRPFCSFRCRSLDLGAWVEEEYRVPGESAKDTESSEE, translated from the coding sequence ATGGAGAAAAAACGATTGGTGGTGGTCATGGGAAATGGGAGGCGGGGCCGGAACCAGTCTCCGGAGGTCGAACTGAGATGCCCGCAATGCCGCAAAAAAACGGCGTGGGGAAACAATCCCTATCGGCCGTTCTGCAGTTTCCGATGCCGTTCTCTCGATCTGGGTGCCTGGGTGGAGGAGGAATACCGGGTTCCCGGGGAATCGGCAAAGGACACCGAATCTTCTGAAGAATAG
- the pepN gene encoding aminopeptidase N, with protein sequence MDDTNNRTVRLKDYTPPEFLVEKTDLRFDLDEEFTEVRARLEIRRNPVSSGGRASLVLQGRDLELLELRLSGRVLEKDRYHVDDQTLTIESVPEELVLESLVRIRPRDNTALEGLYLSSGIFCTQCEAEGFRKITYFPDRPDVLSRFTTTIAADRERFPVLLSNGNSLSCRDLEGGRHEMTWTDPFAKPCYLFALVAGRLECLEDYFITVSGKKVLLQIFVEKHNLHKCDHAMIALKKAMRWDEQVYGLEYDLDQYMIVAVDDFNMGAMENKGLNVFNSKYVLAKPETATDADYQAIEEVIGHEYFHNWTGNRVTCRDWFQLSLKEGLTVFRDQEFSADQVSRAIKRIQDVRDLRTVQFAEDAGPLAHSVRPESYQEINNFYTATVYHKGAEVVRMIQTLLGPDRFRKGVRLYLQRHDGQAATVEDFLQAMEDVSGRTLAQFRLWYSQAGTPTLRVNCRHDPQGQVFEINVRQNCPPTPGQSQKQPFHIPLSMALLDAAGREIPLRLEGEESGEGLPVRVLEVMGETHTYRFTGIATRPVPSLLRGFSAPVRLEDDLDEGDRAFLLQFDQDSFCRWEAGQHIANRAILDLVPLRPDADTEAILPEPLVKGFRQVLQDENLDRGLAAQLLSLPSELYLAELMEEIDVEGIFMAREAVRRGLAGRLQEDFLAGWRKNQESGPYDVQPGSVARRSFKNLCLDYLTTLGGDNHRLLLESYRQAGNMTDKIAALNLLANCDIAERRMALEDFFRFSANDPLVLDKWFAVQARSRLPETLEVVVRLTTHPAFNFNNPNRVRSLLGVFSRGNPLRFHAADGSGYAFLSEQILRIDRQNPQLAARLAEAFGSWRRFEPVRRKQMHMHLTGMAKEKHLSRDLAEVVTRALRGV encoded by the coding sequence ATGGACGATACAAATAACCGCACCGTTCGGTTGAAGGACTATACCCCTCCTGAATTCCTGGTCGAAAAAACCGATCTTCGATTCGACCTCGATGAGGAGTTTACCGAGGTCCGGGCACGACTTGAGATCAGGCGTAATCCGGTGTCATCCGGCGGCAGAGCTTCTCTGGTGCTCCAGGGGCGGGACCTCGAATTGCTGGAATTGCGGCTGTCGGGTCGTGTTCTTGAAAAAGACAGGTACCATGTTGACGATCAAACCCTGACCATAGAATCCGTTCCGGAAGAATTGGTTCTGGAAAGCCTGGTCCGGATCCGCCCCAGGGACAATACGGCGCTCGAAGGGCTTTACCTGTCCAGCGGCATCTTCTGTACCCAGTGCGAAGCCGAGGGCTTCCGTAAAATCACCTATTTTCCCGACCGTCCGGACGTCCTGTCCCGCTTTACCACCACCATTGCCGCCGATCGGGAGCGCTTTCCGGTTCTCCTGTCCAACGGCAATTCCTTGTCTTGCCGGGATCTGGAGGGCGGTCGGCATGAGATGACCTGGACGGATCCCTTCGCCAAGCCGTGCTACCTTTTTGCCCTTGTGGCCGGCCGGCTTGAATGCCTTGAAGACTATTTCATCACGGTCTCCGGGAAAAAAGTTCTCCTGCAAATATTCGTGGAAAAACACAACCTGCACAAATGTGACCATGCCATGATTGCGCTGAAGAAGGCTATGCGATGGGATGAACAGGTCTACGGCCTGGAGTATGACCTGGATCAGTACATGATCGTGGCGGTGGATGATTTCAACATGGGCGCGATGGAAAACAAGGGGCTGAATGTCTTCAATTCCAAGTATGTGCTGGCGAAACCGGAGACGGCCACCGATGCGGACTATCAGGCGATCGAGGAAGTTATCGGACATGAATATTTCCATAATTGGACCGGCAACCGGGTCACTTGCCGCGACTGGTTCCAGCTGAGTCTCAAAGAAGGGCTGACGGTTTTTCGGGATCAGGAGTTTTCCGCTGATCAGGTATCCAGGGCGATCAAACGCATTCAGGATGTGAGGGATCTGCGAACGGTGCAGTTCGCTGAAGACGCGGGACCTCTGGCCCATTCCGTCCGCCCTGAAAGTTATCAGGAAATCAACAATTTTTACACAGCCACCGTTTACCATAAAGGGGCGGAGGTGGTCCGCATGATCCAGACCCTGCTCGGTCCTGACCGGTTTCGTAAGGGTGTCCGCTTGTACCTGCAACGCCATGATGGTCAGGCAGCCACGGTGGAGGATTTCCTGCAGGCGATGGAGGATGTGTCCGGCCGGACCCTGGCACAGTTCCGCCTCTGGTACAGTCAGGCCGGCACCCCGACCCTGCGGGTGAATTGCCGCCATGACCCGCAGGGGCAGGTATTCGAAATCAATGTTCGGCAGAACTGCCCTCCGACCCCTGGCCAGTCGCAAAAGCAACCGTTTCATATACCTTTGAGTATGGCTTTGCTCGATGCCGCGGGAAGGGAGATCCCTCTTCGGCTCGAAGGGGAGGAGAGTGGGGAAGGGCTGCCGGTCCGGGTTCTGGAGGTGATGGGAGAAACCCATACCTACCGTTTCACCGGCATCGCCACGCGACCGGTTCCCTCCCTGTTGAGGGGATTCTCTGCGCCAGTGCGTCTTGAGGACGACCTCGATGAGGGTGACCGGGCCTTTCTCCTCCAGTTTGACCAGGACTCCTTCTGTCGTTGGGAGGCCGGGCAGCATATCGCCAACCGGGCCATTCTCGACCTGGTGCCGCTGCGCCCTGATGCTGATACCGAGGCGATTCTTCCTGAACCCCTGGTGAAAGGCTTCCGGCAGGTTCTGCAGGATGAGAATCTGGATCGGGGGCTTGCCGCCCAACTTCTGTCCCTGCCCTCTGAACTCTATCTGGCCGAACTGATGGAAGAAATCGACGTGGAAGGGATTTTTATGGCCAGGGAGGCGGTTCGCCGGGGATTGGCCGGACGTCTGCAGGAGGATTTTCTTGCCGGATGGCGAAAGAATCAGGAGTCCGGTCCTTATGATGTCCAGCCTGGGTCCGTCGCCCGCCGAAGCTTTAAAAACCTCTGCCTCGATTACCTGACAACCCTGGGAGGGGATAATCATCGTCTGCTGCTCGAAAGTTATCGGCAGGCGGGCAACATGACCGACAAAATCGCTGCCCTGAATCTTCTTGCCAATTGCGATATAGCAGAACGGCGTATGGCGCTGGAGGACTTTTTCCGATTCTCCGCGAACGACCCGCTGGTTCTCGACAAGTGGTTTGCCGTGCAGGCCCGGTCAAGGCTGCCGGAAACGCTGGAGGTGGTGGTCCGGTTGACAACGCATCCGGCCTTCAACTTCAACAACCCAAACCGGGTTCGATCTCTGCTCGGGGTTTTCAGCCGGGGCAATCCACTGCGATTCCATGCCGCAGACGGCAGTGGTTATGCTTTCCTCAGCGAGCAGATCCTGCGTATCGACCGCCAGAATCCTCAACTCGCGGCAAGACTTGCGGAGGCTTTCGGTTCCTGGCGTCGTTTCGAGCCCGTGCGACGCAAACAGATGCACATGCATCTAACCGGCATGGCGAAGGAAAAACACCTCTCCCGGGATCTTGCGGAGGTCGTAACCAGAGCTCTGCGGGGAGTTTGA
- a CDS encoding reverse transcriptase domain-containing protein codes for MLEGGIVSPRVEGTPQGGPLSPLLSNILLDEFDKELERRGHAFCRYADDCNIYVRSRQSAERVMASLIQFSNSG; via the coding sequence GTGCTCGAAGGGGGGATCGTCTCGCCACGGGTGGAAGGGACGCCGCAAGGCGGCCCGCTCTCGCCGCTGTTGTCGAACATCCTGCTTGACGAGTTCGACAAGGAACTGGAGAGGCGCGGCCACGCCTTCTGCCGTTATGCCGATGATTGCAACATTTACGTGCGCAGTCGGCAATCGGCGGAGCGGGTCATGGCTTCGCTGATCCAGTTTTCGAACAGCGGCTGA
- the amrB gene encoding AmmeMemoRadiSam system protein B yields MVRKPVVAGKFYPENKEELFRQVRDLMPGERPARKVVGAVVPHAGYVYSGGIAGRTFSEILFPSTIVLLGPNHTGFGAPLAVFPSGFWETPLGKVRVDASLTDEIVRTCPGAIADDRAHRFEHSLEVLVPFIQVRSPESSIVSICVGQNEFQELVNFGDALGDLLVACSSDVLLVASSDMTHFESAERARKQDSMALKTILDLDPEGLYRVVMKERISMCGVFPTVAMLCAALKMNASRGVLIQYGNSGEVTGEMNGVVGYAGVIVEKGAGEESL; encoded by the coding sequence ATGGTTCGAAAACCGGTTGTGGCAGGAAAATTCTATCCGGAAAACAAGGAAGAGCTTTTTCGGCAAGTCAGGGATCTGATGCCGGGTGAACGGCCGGCGAGAAAAGTTGTCGGAGCGGTCGTCCCCCATGCTGGATATGTCTATTCGGGCGGTATCGCCGGCAGGACTTTCTCCGAAATTCTTTTCCCGTCGACCATAGTTCTGCTGGGCCCCAATCATACCGGGTTTGGCGCTCCCCTGGCTGTTTTCCCCTCCGGTTTCTGGGAAACCCCATTGGGGAAGGTGAGGGTAGACGCGTCCCTGACCGATGAAATCGTACGGACATGCCCGGGGGCCATTGCGGATGACCGGGCCCACCGGTTTGAGCACTCCCTGGAGGTTCTGGTTCCCTTCATTCAGGTTCGCTCGCCCGAATCATCCATCGTTTCCATATGCGTCGGGCAAAACGAATTTCAGGAACTGGTCAATTTCGGCGATGCCCTGGGGGATCTGCTGGTTGCCTGCTCTTCCGATGTCCTGCTGGTCGCCAGTTCCGACATGACCCATTTCGAATCGGCCGAAAGGGCGCGGAAACAGGATTCGATGGCTTTGAAAACCATTCTGGACCTGGACCCGGAAGGGCTTTATCGGGTGGTGATGAAAGAAAGGATCAGCATGTGTGGCGTTTTTCCCACCGTGGCCATGCTCTGCGCTGCTCTGAAAATGAATGCCTCTCGCGGGGTCCTGATCCAATACGGCAATTCGGGAGAGGTCACCGGAGAAATGAATGGGGTCGTCGGCTACGCCGGGGTGATAGTAGAGAAGGGGGCAGGGGAAGAATCCTTATAG
- a CDS encoding group II intron maturase-specific domain-containing protein, with product MKRFKANLRELFRRGRGHSLKRVIEESTPKLRGWIVYFRLAEVKGIFEELDSWVRRKLRCILWRQWKRSFTRARNLMRRGLSELRAWRSAQNGRGPWWNAGASHMHDAFRKSFFDKLGLICLVDSLRRFQSAL from the coding sequence GTGAAACGGTTCAAGGCCAACCTCAGAGAGCTCTTTCGTCGGGGAAGGGGACACAGCCTCAAACGGGTCATCGAAGAGTCCACCCCGAAACTGCGGGGATGGATCGTCTACTTTCGGCTGGCGGAAGTCAAAGGCATCTTCGAAGAACTGGATAGCTGGGTCAGGCGGAAACTACGCTGCATTCTGTGGCGGCAGTGGAAGCGCTCTTTTACGCGGGCCAGGAATTTGATGCGGCGGGGATTGTCGGAACTCAGAGCATGGAGGTCGGCTCAAAACGGGCGAGGCCCCTGGTGGAATGCAGGAGCCTCGCACATGCACGATGCGTTTCGAAAATCCTTCTTCGATAAACTGGGGCTGATCTGCTTGGTAGACAGTCTCAGACGCTTTCAGAGTGCTTTGTGA
- a CDS encoding 7-carboxy-7-deazaguanine synthase QueE, with translation MPVPVMPKIEGQLLEVFSSIQGEGVLVGCRQIFVRMALCNLSCRYCDTPVSAKESCRIEDAPGSGNFRDVGNPVSLEVLTAILADWTARSRGLHHSISLTGGEPLMQSEVLVSWLPVIKRILPVHLETNGTLPEALEPILTYLEWISMDIKLASQTGQETPWKIHEEFLRLARKTCCAVKAVVGENTPVAEIEQAAALMHRAAPETLLILQPVTESGRVGISAPVLLELQAAAAKIHPMVRVIPQTHHFIGLP, from the coding sequence ATGCCTGTGCCAGTTATGCCAAAGATTGAGGGGCAGCTCCTGGAGGTTTTCTCCTCCATTCAGGGAGAGGGGGTTCTGGTCGGTTGCCGGCAGATCTTTGTTCGAATGGCCCTGTGCAATCTCAGCTGCCGCTATTGCGACACCCCGGTATCAGCGAAGGAGTCCTGCCGCATCGAGGATGCGCCGGGCTCCGGGAATTTTCGGGACGTGGGGAACCCCGTGTCCCTTGAGGTGCTGACAGCCATACTTGCGGACTGGACCGCCCGCAGCCGGGGCCTGCACCATTCCATCAGCCTCACGGGAGGGGAGCCTTTGATGCAGAGCGAAGTTCTGGTCTCCTGGCTGCCGGTGATAAAAAGAATACTCCCCGTGCATCTGGAGACCAACGGCACCCTTCCCGAAGCACTGGAACCCATCCTGACCTATCTGGAATGGATTTCCATGGATATAAAGCTGGCCTCCCAGACCGGACAGGAGACTCCTTGGAAGATCCATGAGGAATTTCTGCGACTGGCCAGGAAAACCTGCTGCGCGGTGAAGGCCGTGGTCGGCGAAAATACTCCTGTTGCCGAAATCGAACAGGCAGCCGCCTTGATGCACCGGGCCGCCCCAGAGACCCTGCTGATCCTGCAACCGGTTACGGAATCCGGCAGGGTGGGCATATCCGCCCCCGTGCTGCTGGAGCTCCAGGCCGCCGCTGCAAAGATACACCCCATGGTGCGCGTCATCCCCCAGACCCATCACTTCATCGGCCTGCCTTAG
- the queD gene encoding 6-carboxytetrahydropterin synthase QueD produces MYYLTVHSHFAAAHNLINYQGDCENLHGHNWKVEVTVSARELNTAGLGIDFKILKKETNRILDELDHKYLNELDPFRDQSPSSENIARFLFEQLGASLDSQNVAVKKVTVWESEYACASYAKD; encoded by the coding sequence ATGTACTATCTCACTGTACACAGCCATTTTGCCGCCGCTCACAATCTCATCAACTACCAGGGGGATTGTGAGAACCTTCACGGCCATAACTGGAAAGTCGAAGTGACCGTTTCCGCCAGGGAACTCAATACCGCCGGCCTCGGAATCGATTTCAAGATTCTGAAGAAGGAAACCAACCGGATTCTTGACGAGCTTGATCATAAGTACTTGAACGAACTCGACCCGTTCCGGGATCAGAGCCCTTCTTCGGAAAATATTGCCCGTTTTCTGTTCGAACAGTTGGGTGCGTCCCTCGACAGCCAGAACGTGGCGGTGAAAAAAGTCACCGTTTGGGAATCCGAATATGCCTGTGCCAGTTATGCCAAAGATTGA
- a CDS encoding cold-shock protein — protein MAEGTVKWFNDSKGYGFIEQDSGPDVFVHFSAIQGDGFKSLAEGDRVSFEITQGQKGPQAANVRKI, from the coding sequence GTGGCAGAAGGAACAGTCAAATGGTTCAATGATTCCAAAGGTTATGGCTTTATTGAGCAGGATTCCGGACCCGACGTATTTGTGCATTTTTCGGCCATTCAGGGCGATGGTTTCAAATCATTGGCCGAAGGCGACCGGGTAAGCTTTGAAATCACTCAAGGCCAGAAAGGTCCCCAGGCCGCCAACGTCCGCAAAATCTGA
- the gltX gene encoding glutamate--tRNA ligase — protein MSGMRVRFAPSPTGYLHIGGARTALLNFLLARKNHGTFILRIEDTDVARSTQESVDAILQAMEWLGMKCDEGPYYQSERFDLYRLKIAQMVDRGTAYRCYCTPEELEAKRKLAEEEKRKPKYDGTCRNRKDVPEGTPYVVRFRCPDTGITSFNDRIKGPISFQNEELDDLILQRSDGTPTYNVVVVVDDAEMGITLVVRGDDHINNTPRQILLYQAMGYSVPEFAHVPMILGSDQKRLSKRHGATSVMAYRDLGFLPEALVNYLVRLGWSYGDQEIFSMEELIEKFSLENVGKSAGVFNPDKLLWLNSHYIKTGDPKRLAGLLVEYLEKEGTKVGSGSELEAIVAALQDRSKTMVEMAQEARCFLSDEVIFEENAAEKFLVEENRSVFEALIEHLKGCRDWREAVLDQVFKDLLEKTSFKFGKVAQPARVALFGSAKGPGLSLIMQILGKEKSLDRLEKALLGLK, from the coding sequence ATGTCCGGAATGCGCGTACGATTCGCCCCCAGCCCGACCGGCTATCTGCATATCGGCGGCGCCCGCACCGCCCTGTTGAACTTTTTGCTGGCCCGCAAGAATCACGGGACATTCATCCTGCGGATCGAGGATACCGATGTGGCCCGTTCTACCCAGGAATCAGTCGATGCCATCCTGCAGGCCATGGAATGGCTGGGCATGAAATGCGACGAGGGGCCCTATTATCAGTCGGAGCGATTCGATCTCTACAGGTTGAAAATTGCTCAGATGGTGGATCGTGGCACCGCCTACCGCTGCTATTGCACACCGGAGGAACTCGAGGCCAAACGGAAGCTGGCGGAGGAGGAAAAGCGTAAGCCCAAGTACGACGGCACCTGCCGAAATCGGAAAGACGTGCCCGAAGGGACCCCCTACGTCGTTCGCTTTCGCTGCCCCGATACGGGAATCACCTCCTTCAACGACCGCATCAAGGGCCCCATTTCTTTTCAGAACGAAGAGTTGGACGACCTGATTCTGCAACGTTCCGACGGAACCCCCACCTACAATGTGGTGGTGGTGGTCGACGACGCCGAAATGGGCATCACCCTGGTGGTCAGGGGGGACGACCACATCAACAATACCCCCCGTCAGATCCTCTTGTACCAGGCCATGGGCTATTCTGTTCCCGAGTTCGCCCATGTACCGATGATCCTGGGCTCGGATCAGAAACGGCTATCCAAACGGCATGGAGCCACCTCCGTCATGGCTTACCGGGATCTGGGTTTTCTGCCGGAAGCCCTGGTCAACTATCTGGTCCGTCTCGGGTGGTCCTACGGCGATCAGGAAATTTTTTCCATGGAGGAACTGATCGAAAAGTTTTCCCTGGAAAACGTCGGAAAGTCGGCGGGAGTGTTCAACCCGGACAAGCTGCTCTGGCTCAACAGCCATTATATCAAGACGGGTGATCCGAAAAGGCTGGCGGGACTTCTGGTCGAGTATCTGGAAAAAGAGGGTACGAAAGTTGGCTCCGGTTCCGAACTCGAGGCCATCGTCGCCGCTCTCCAGGACCGCTCAAAGACCATGGTCGAGATGGCCCAGGAGGCACGCTGTTTCCTCTCCGATGAAGTGATTTTTGAAGAAAACGCCGCCGAAAAGTTTTTGGTGGAGGAAAACCGTTCCGTTTTCGAAGCTTTAATCGAACACCTGAAAGGTTGCAGGGACTGGCGGGAAGCGGTGCTGGACCAGGTTTTCAAGGATCTGCTGGAAAAGACCTCTTTCAAATTCGGCAAGGTGGCCCAACCGGCCAGGGTGGCGCTGTTCGGGAGTGCAAAAGGCCCCGGTCTGAGCCTGATCATGCAGATTCTGGGAAAGGAAAAATCCCTTGACCGGTTGGAGAAGGCTCTTTTGGGGCTGAAGTGA
- a CDS encoding creatininase family protein, producing MIIEEMTMPEFIEGLEKTRTVLIPFGSTEEHGPHLPLSTDTLHAVEVGRKLAGRRNIFVAPPIPYGVCRSTSRHPGTISIGTATLRALVIDIVCSLYAQGLRNFILLTGHAGGTHSAMLTDGGEELLERFPDLRVAVLTEFMLAAREGKGLIETPGDSHAGEIETSRILHSHPHLVKGAANEEYPEFPMGILVRDKRKFWTGGVWGDPTKATAAKGKALEELVVMTLDQFVSRFEEWKE from the coding sequence ATGATCATTGAAGAAATGACCATGCCGGAATTCATCGAGGGCCTGGAAAAAACCCGGACCGTTTTGATACCCTTCGGTTCCACTGAAGAGCATGGTCCCCATCTTCCGCTGTCGACGGATACCCTACATGCCGTGGAGGTGGGGCGCAAGCTGGCTGGCAGGCGAAATATTTTCGTGGCACCTCCAATCCCCTACGGCGTCTGTCGATCCACCTCCCGACATCCGGGCACGATCAGTATCGGCACGGCCACTCTGCGCGCGCTCGTGATCGATATCGTTTGTTCCCTTTATGCACAGGGTCTGCGCAATTTCATTCTGCTCACCGGGCATGCCGGCGGTACCCATTCCGCCATGTTGACCGACGGCGGGGAAGAATTACTGGAACGGTTTCCTGATCTGCGCGTGGCGGTTCTGACCGAATTCATGCTGGCAGCCAGGGAAGGGAAGGGGCTGATCGAAACACCGGGCGACTCTCATGCCGGGGAGATCGAGACCTCGCGGATTCTGCACTCCCACCCCCACCTCGTAAAAGGCGCCGCGAATGAGGAGTACCCGGAATTTCCCATGGGGATACTGGTTCGGGACAAACGAAAGTTCTGGACCGGAGGGGTATGGGGCGACCCCACGAAGGCTACGGCTGCCAAGGGGAAGGCTCTGGAGGAGCTGGTGGTCATGACCCTGGATCAATTCGTTTCCCGTTTTGAGGAATGGAAGGAGTAG